ATGTCCAGTGATCATTCACGCGGTGGTTCAAGATGGTCGGTTCGGCTTGACGGCGAAGGCACGTTGCGTCAGGCGTGATCGATGTTTCGGCTGGCGGCCTGTTTGCGGATCTGTCCCGGGGTGAGATTGAGGCATTTGCGGAAGACTCGGCAGAGATGGTAGGCATCTGCCAGGCCGGTCTTGTCGGCGACGGCTTTGATGGGCAGGCTGGTGGTGAGGATCAGGTCGCGTGCGAGGTGGACCCGCTGGAGGCGCAGGGCCTGCATGGGGGTTTGTCCGGTCAAGGCGCGGTATCGCCGGACGAAATGGTACTTGCTGAGGCCGACGTTGGCGGCCAGGTCCTCGAGTCGGATGGGTCGGGCGATATGGTCGGCGATGTAGTCGCGTGTCCGTTCGATCAGACCCGACGGCGGATGGAGGCACAGTTCGACCGCGTGGGCCATCGCGGCTCGGAAGAGCAGGCGGGCCTGAGCTTCGGGCCATGGGCCGGGTCGTTTGCGCAGGGAGAGGATCCAATCGCATACCATGCGGATTCTGCCGCCGGCGTCGTGCCATCGAGTTGGCAGTTGGTTGGGCAGCTCGGGCCAGCGAAAGGCGATGAACGACGTATGGAGTCGTCCCTCGCTCCATTCCTCGTGGACGACGTTCCGACGGTAGAGCAGCGCGTCACCCTCCTCGGCGCGGATCACGTGGCCGCCGATTCGCACGTGTTGCGAGCCCTCGTGCACGACGATCAGCTCGTGCACCTGCGGGTGGCTGTGCGGTTTGATGTACCATCGCCGGCCGGAGGGCTGATGGTCACCCAACGCGATGAACTCGCAGGCCTCGATATCCATGAGCAATTTTCGTCAATAAAAAGCAACGCGGGCCATTGTGGTCCCGTTAAAAGCCTTTATGATGGTCATTTGGAACAGTTTTACAGATATCCGCTGGTATCGCAAGAGCAATTTCGGCCCAACGACGGCGGGCGAGGAGCGGATCGCCATGCGCGAACGGGTACGGATCGGTTTTGTCGGGGTCGGCAGCATGGGGCAGATGGCCCATCTGAGGAACTACGTGACGAACGACGAGTGCGAGGTCGTGGCGATCGCCGAGGTGCGGCGGCCGACGGCCGAGCTGGTCGCCGAACGGTACGGCGTGCCGAAGGTCTATTCCTCCTACCGGGAGATGACCGACGCCGAGCGTCTCGACGGGGTCGTGGCGATCATGAACTTCACTCTGCACGCCGGGCTGCTTCCCGATCTGTATCCTCGGGCTGCCAATGTGATCACGGAAAAGCCGCTCGCCGCGTCGCCGGAGGCCGGGCGGAAGCTCGCGGACGCCGCCGCGAAGGCCGGGTGCACGCACATGGTGGCCTACCACAAGCGGTCGGACCCGGCCACGCAGTACGCCAAATCCGTGATCGATCAGTGGAAGGCCTCGGGCGAACTGGGCAAGCTCAAGTACATCCGGATCACCATGCCTTCGGGCGATTGGGTGGCCAACGGCATGATCGGGCGGCTTGACGGCGGCGGCGAGCTGCCTCCGCTGGAGAAGGAACCGCCCATGAACCTGCCCGAGGAGGTCCAACGCAAATACGTGGCCTTTGTGAACTACTACATCCATCAGGTCAACCTCATGCGCCATTTTCTGGGCGAACCGTACAAGGCGAGGTTCGTCGACAAGTCGGATGTCATCCTGACGGTCGAGAGTGCTTCGGGCGTTTGCGGGGTCATCGAGATGACGCCGTACCAGACGACGCTCGAATGGGAGGAACAGGCGCTGATCGCCTTCGAGAAGGGGTACATCAAGCTCAAGCTCCCGGCCCCGCTGGCCGTCAATCGCCCGGGCGCCGTGGAGATCTACCGCGACCCGGCCAAAGGCACAACGCCCGAGCGGATCACGCCGACGCTTCCGTGGGTCCACGCGATGCGTCAGCAGGCGATCAATTTTGTGAAGGTCTGCAAGGGCGAGATGGCGCCGCCGTGTGACGCCGCTGAGGCGCTGGAGGACCTGAAGGTCGCGCGGGAGTATCTTGATCTGTGGAGCCGCCGTTGACGGGTTGCACCAACGGAGAAACCAGCGGCGCACCTTGTCCAAGTGGACCAAGGGCTGTGACGGGAACGATTGGTGTGAGAAAGGGCCGCCGTGGGTAAAGTGAGAATCGGATTTATCGGGGTCGGGTCGATGGGGCAGATGGCCCATCTGAGAAACTACGCGACTATCCCGGAGTGTGAAGTCGTGGCCATCGCCGACCTTCGGGAGAAGACGGGCAAGCTCGTCGCTGAACGGTACGGAGTTCCGCACGTATACCGCGACTACGTCGAGATGTTGGACACGGAGCGGCTGGACGGGGTGGCTGTCATCCAGCATTTCAGTCAGCACGCAGCCATGCTGCCCAACGTATACCGGAGGGCCAGGAACGTGTTGACCGAAAAGCCTCTTGCGGTTTCCGTTTCGGCGGGCGAAGGGCTGGTCAACGCCGCCAGAGAGTTCGGCTGCCGGCACATGGTGGCGTATCACAAACGTTCGGACCCGGCAACGATGCACGCCAAGGCCATCGTGGATCGATGGCGGACGTCGAATGAGATGGGATCGTTGCGATACATCCGCATGTTCGTCACGATGCCGGTAGGCGACTGGGGTTGCAGCGGATTCGTCGGGATGCTGAACGGCGGCGACCCCAAGCCTCCGCTGAACGCGGAACCTCCCATGACCGATCTTGCTGCCGACGCCCACAAGCAATACCTGAATATCGTCAACAACTATGTCCATCAGATCAATCTGATGCGTTTTTTCCTGGGCGAGTCGTACCACGTGACCTATGCGGAAAAGACCGGCGTGCTCATGGCCGTTGAAAGCAGGACGGGCGTTCCCGGCGTCATTGAACTCGAACCGTATCGCACCACGCGTGAGTGGGAGGAAACGGTCCTGATCGCTTTCGCCAACGGGTATGTCCGGCTGAGGCTTCCCACTCCCATGGCGGTGAACCGGGCCGGCGAAGTGGAGGTCTTCACCGATCCCGGCGGGGACGAGACGCCGCGACGGACCGTTCCCAGCCTTCCGTGGGTCGATGCGATGCGTCAGCAGGCGATCAATTTCGTGAGGGTCTGCAAGGGCGAGATGGCGCCGCCATGCGACGCCGCTGAGGGCCTCGACGACCTCAAGGTCGTTCGGCAGTACGTTGACCTGTGGACGCGCCGTTGAGAGGAAGAAAGGTGATCCACCCGAACTGATAGAGGATTCTACTATTTGGGAGCAACCCATGCCGCCACTGAGATTTCAGAAGGTTCTCATTGCCGACGAGCGCTACGAATCGGCCGGCGTCTTTGACGTGGACAACGACGGCGTGCTCGATATCGTCAGCGGATCGTACTGGTATCCGGGCCCGCACTTCGACCGCAAGTGCAAGATCGGAAACGTCTTGCCGGTGGAGAACGAGTACTACGACGATTTTTCGACGATCGGGCTGGACATCAACGGCGACGGGTATATGGATTTCATCACCGGCGGCTGGTGGGGCAAGACGCTCCGCTGGCGGGAGAATCCACAGGGCGATCCGGGCAAGCCATGGCCGGAACACGTCATCGCCGAGACCGGCAGTATCGAGTCGACGCGGGCGTGGGACATCGACGGCGACGGGATCATCGAGATCGTCCCGAACACGCCGGGCGGACCGCTGGTCGTCTACAAGCTCGTCACGGATGGCCGCGGGCGCGGGACGGGCCAGTTTGCCATGCACGTTGTTCATGACAAGCCCCAAGGCCACGGCCTGGGCTGCGGCGACGTCAACGGCGACGGGCGTCTGGACTTTATCCTCAACAACGGTTGGCTGGAAGCTCCGGCCGACCCGTTCGGCGGGCAATGGGTCTTTCACGAGGAGTTCCAATTCGGCAGCGCCAGCGTGCCCATTCTCGTCGCCGACGTCAACGGCGACGGCCTCAACGACATCATCGTCGGCCAGGGCCACAACTACGGCCTCGACTGGTACGAGCAGCGGATCGACAAGGGCAAGCGCACGTGGATCAAGCACCCGATCGACCCGTTCAACAGCCAGTACCACGACCTGTGGTGGGTCGACCTCGACGGTGATGGCGAGTGCGAACTGGTGACGGGCAAACGCTACCGCGCCCACTGCGGGCACGATCCCGGCGAGTACGATCCGTACGGTCTTTACTATTTCAAGTGGACCGGTGAGGGGTTCGCCAAGCAGGTGATCGACTACGGCCCGATCCGCCAGGCCACCGGCTGCGGGATTTCGTTTCAGGTGGTCGATATCGACGGCGACGGCCGGCTGGATATTGTCGCTCCGGGCAAGGACGGGTTATACTTGTTCAGGAACATGGGTCACGCTCAAAACATGGGAGACTGACATGCCCTGTCCGAAGCGGCTCCGAGGCGCAGCGGCCGTCGTGGCTGTGGTCGCGATGTGGCCGGCTGTGCCTTGTGTCTGGGCGGAAGATGCGTCGACCTCGAAGCCCGCGCAGACGACGGCGTTTGTTCCCAGCCGCGCCGCGCTGGATGAGGTCTACGAATGGCTCCAGCACAATCCGCCCGACGGGACGAACCGGGATGCGCG
This region of Phycisphaerae bacterium genomic DNA includes:
- a CDS encoding AraC family transcriptional regulator, which codes for MDIEACEFIALGDHQPSGRRWYIKPHSHPQVHELIVVHEGSQHVRIGGHVIRAEEGDALLYRRNVVHEEWSEGRLHTSFIAFRWPELPNQLPTRWHDAGGRIRMVCDWILSLRKRPGPWPEAQARLLFRAAMAHAVELCLHPPSGLIERTRDYIADHIARPIRLEDLAANVGLSKYHFVRRYRALTGQTPMQALRLQRVHLARDLILTTSLPIKAVADKTGLADAYHLCRVFRKCLNLTPGQIRKQAASRNIDHA
- a CDS encoding Gfo/Idh/MocA family oxidoreductase, translating into MRERVRIGFVGVGSMGQMAHLRNYVTNDECEVVAIAEVRRPTAELVAERYGVPKVYSSYREMTDAERLDGVVAIMNFTLHAGLLPDLYPRAANVITEKPLAASPEAGRKLADAAAKAGCTHMVAYHKRSDPATQYAKSVIDQWKASGELGKLKYIRITMPSGDWVANGMIGRLDGGGELPPLEKEPPMNLPEEVQRKYVAFVNYYIHQVNLMRHFLGEPYKARFVDKSDVILTVESASGVCGVIEMTPYQTTLEWEEQALIAFEKGYIKLKLPAPLAVNRPGAVEIYRDPAKGTTPERITPTLPWVHAMRQQAINFVKVCKGEMAPPCDAAEALEDLKVAREYLDLWSRR
- a CDS encoding Gfo/Idh/MocA family oxidoreductase → MGQMAHLRNYATIPECEVVAIADLREKTGKLVAERYGVPHVYRDYVEMLDTERLDGVAVIQHFSQHAAMLPNVYRRARNVLTEKPLAVSVSAGEGLVNAAREFGCRHMVAYHKRSDPATMHAKAIVDRWRTSNEMGSLRYIRMFVTMPVGDWGCSGFVGMLNGGDPKPPLNAEPPMTDLAADAHKQYLNIVNNYVHQINLMRFFLGESYHVTYAEKTGVLMAVESRTGVPGVIELEPYRTTREWEETVLIAFANGYVRLRLPTPMAVNRAGEVEVFTDPGGDETPRRTVPSLPWVDAMRQQAINFVRVCKGEMAPPCDAAEGLDDLKVVRQYVDLWTRR
- a CDS encoding VCBS repeat-containing protein, giving the protein MPPLRFQKVLIADERYESAGVFDVDNDGVLDIVSGSYWYPGPHFDRKCKIGNVLPVENEYYDDFSTIGLDINGDGYMDFITGGWWGKTLRWRENPQGDPGKPWPEHVIAETGSIESTRAWDIDGDGIIEIVPNTPGGPLVVYKLVTDGRGRGTGQFAMHVVHDKPQGHGLGCGDVNGDGRLDFILNNGWLEAPADPFGGQWVFHEEFQFGSASVPILVADVNGDGLNDIIVGQGHNYGLDWYEQRIDKGKRTWIKHPIDPFNSQYHDLWWVDLDGDGECELVTGKRYRAHCGHDPGEYDPYGLYYFKWTGEGFAKQVIDYGPIRQATGCGISFQVVDIDGDGRLDIVAPGKDGLYLFRNMGHAQNMGD